In Thalassococcus sp. S3, the sequence GGGTGCACAGCCGCATGGGCGGGCTGGAAGCTTGGAACGTGAAGGGAGAGGATGGCTTGCGCTAGGCGCGCCCGCTATACCACAGCCAACATCTTCCTTATGCATCGGGAGCCTTTGGATGCCCTTCAACAAACTCCACGTGCCGCAGGATCTGCCGGCCGCAACCTGCCATGCGATCAATGACCAACTCCATGAGAGCCTTGTGGACACCTGCGGCGTCAACCCGGATGATTTCTTCTGCCTCGTCTGCCGGTATCAGCCAGAGGATATGATCCTTCACCCCACCTTTCTGGGCACACGGGACCCGGCCAAGACGATCATCATAGAGATCGCGCTGCTC encodes:
- a CDS encoding tautomerase family protein, whose product is MPFNKLHVPQDLPAATCHAINDQLHESLVDTCGVNPDDFFCLVCRYQPEDMILHPTFLGTRDPAKTIIIEIALLAGRSDAQKEALFVDMRQRLDKIGVPSANSIMFLLENQPIDWSFSTEGSVKRVLGL